The Candidatus Obscuribacter sp. genomic interval TTTTGCCTTTTGGCGATTTCTTTACTGAAGAGCATCATGCTATCCGTGAAGCAATTCGTGATTTTGCAACGCGCGAAATAGCACCCAAAGCCCACGCTGTAGACCAAGAAGCAAGGTTTCCGATTGAAACTTTTAAGGAGCTAGGCAAGCTCGGTTATCTTGGTTTGCCCATCGGCTCTGAATATGGTGGCGCTGGCGCTGACTATCGCAGTTATGTGATTGCTGTAGAAGAAATTGGTCGTGCCTGTGGCTCGACTGGTTTGAGCTATGCTGCCCATGTCTCTCTCGGTACTAACCCAATTTACAAATTTGGTACCGAAGAGCAAAAGAAAAAATATGTACCCAAGCTTTGCTCCGGTGAATACATTGGTTGCTGGGCTCTGACAGAGCCAGGTACAGGCTCTGATGCCTCAGCACAAAAGACCACTGCCAAACGTGTCGGTGATCACTATATACTCAATGGCACTAAGCAATTCATCACTAATGCCACTGATGCTGATGTTGCTGTAATTATGGCCATGACTGATATGTCACTTGGTCGCAAAGGTATTTCGTGCTTTATCGTAGAGAAAGATACACCAGGCTATAGCGTCTCTAAAGTAGAGAAAAAGCTCGGTATGAGAGGTTCTCCGACAGCGTCTTTGACATTTGAAGATTGCAAAATCCCTGTCGAAAACATGATCGGTGCTGAAGGCGAAGGCTATAAGCAAGCGCTCATGACCCTGGAAGGTGGACGTCTCTCTATCGGTGCGCTGGCACTTGGTATTGCTCAGTCAGCCTTTGATGCTGCTTTGACTTATGCCAAACAGCGTGAAGCCTTTGGTCAACCCATCGGTAAATTTCAAATGATTCAGGCTTACCTGGCTGATATGTCTACCTACATCAGTGCAGCAAGACTGATGCTCTATCATGCTGCCTGGATGAAGGATCATGGCAAGCGTGTCACTCTCGAAGGCTCTCAAGCCAAGCTTTATGCTTCCGAAATTGCTAGCAAAGTTTGCAATCTCTGCGTGCAAATCCACGGTGGTTATGGCTATATCGTTGACTTCCCGGCTGAGCGCTTCTTGCGTGATGCCAAACTTTGCGAAATCGGCGAAGGTACCTCGGAAATTCAGCGTCTGCTCATTGCCAGGCAGCTTGGTCTCTAAGGTCTAAAGAATTTGAGCTAAAAGCAAAGCCCTCGATTTTGTCGGGGGCTTTGTTGTTTTAACAGCTCGTGAGCTAGTTAGTTAGTTAGTTAGTTAGTTAGTTGGCTACTAAATCTCTCAGAGTGGAGTTTTGTGGCAGTTTGAACAATTTGATCAGGACA includes:
- a CDS encoding acyl-CoA dehydrogenase, which codes for MISRRLNFYGDRTVSTAVSDNDVLPFGDFFTEEHHAIREAIRDFATREIAPKAHAVDQEARFPIETFKELGKLGYLGLPIGSEYGGAGADYRSYVIAVEEIGRACGSTGLSYAAHVSLGTNPIYKFGTEEQKKKYVPKLCSGEYIGCWALTEPGTGSDASAQKTTAKRVGDHYILNGTKQFITNATDADVAVIMAMTDMSLGRKGISCFIVEKDTPGYSVSKVEKKLGMRGSPTASLTFEDCKIPVENMIGAEGEGYKQALMTLEGGRLSIGALALGIAQSAFDAALTYAKQREAFGQPIGKFQMIQAYLADMSTYISAARLMLYHAAWMKDHGKRVTLEGSQAKLYASEIASKVCNLCVQIHGGYGYIVDFPAERFLRDAKLCEIGEGTSEIQRLLIARQLGL